The genomic region CGCCGGTCTCCATTTTGAGCCCCGTGAATCTAGCCTCCGGCTTAACGTAGAGAGTTACATCGACGTAGTTCTCTCCTTCCTGAATTAGCTTTCTCAGTGCTTCCTCCATGCTAGTTCACCTCTACGAGAGAACGCCATCTTCACATCCATATAACCTTGTGGATGCTGTGGGCAAAAAGAGTATTCTAGGAGAAGCATACACTATGCTAGAAGGGGGGTGCCTAAGGCCTGCACAGATTCTATGAGATAGTTGATACCGGTACACCGATAAGCAAGGCCATAAGATTGTTTGCTACGCGCGGCATAGGCCATGCAGCAGTTGTTGATGAAAACAATATCCTCGTAGGTATACTATCCGTAAAGGATATTGCAAAGTATGTTGTAGAAGCCTTTGAGAATGCAGGAACAGTAGAGCAAGCAACCATGGAGGCAGTGCTTGACACGGCTGTGGCCGAGATATCGACAAAACCCCCTATCGTGATACGTGAGCCGGATCTATGCAAGGCAGCAGAGCTAATAGTGACTCGAAACATAGGATTCGTGCCCCTCGTGGACGATAATGGCAAGTTCCTAGGAGGCTACGCGGAGCTGGATACTGCCTTCGAGCTACTTGATTCAGAAAAGCCTGCAAGAAGATACGCAACAAATAATGTAGTCGTAGGAGAGCCTGAACAACCGCTCATAGAAGCGCTCGGATTCATGCTTGAGCAAGGCTTTAGACGAATGCCATTCAAGTACGACGAAGACTACTATATTTCAACAATGTCTTCGCTTCTGCGAGCAATAGTCCGAAAGCCGAGAGCAGAAACCCTTCTACGACCAGTGGCCGAGTACGCATCACCAGCAGCAGTACTCAACTATGACGAAGCCCGGGTCAGCGATGTGGCAGAAATAATCCTTGCTATTACTGAGAGAGCTGTCCTCTTACTCGAGGACCACGATCTTAAGGCAATTATGACCGAGAGGGACCTAGTCAGAGCATACATGGATGAAAAAGAATGCAGCCGAATGAAATACTAATGGCCCTATCATTGCTTTTCGCAGCACTAAGCTTAGTAACCGTACTTGCAAGAAGACTCATTTGCAGGGGACGCCGGATTGAACGAGCTCTTCGAAAAAAGACCTAAAAAGCTATGTATAAAAGATATCGAGAAGTTGTACATCGAGTATGATAAGCAAAGCGACACACTATATATCCACTTTGCTGACCCGGAGGAAGAAGCTGAAGAAGCCATGCTTATAGGCGATAACATAGTAGTAAGAATACGAGATGGGGAAATTCTAGGAATAACTGTTATGGAATTTATGAGGCATGTAGAGCAACAATAATCCTTAATGCTCCCATCTAGTGTGTCTGCATACTGGCTGAGAATCCGAGCCTCCTATAACGTTTATAACGTTTTAGAGGCAAGTCATACCAAAATGATTACCATGAAGAACTTGCTCAGCATTGGGTTGTATTATGTTAAGCAGCATTCTAGACAGAGACGGCCGATGAAGAGCCGTGTTTCATTGAGCCCTAGAATATGGGCTATGAGATTGCCGTGGCCGTCTCTGAGGCATCTTCCTCCGAGATGCTGCTTCTATCGGCATAGTGTACTCGATACTTCCTTGGGCGCAGCCTTGCAACTATGTAGTTGAATGCTTTCCATGGATCGCCTCTTTCGCCGCATGTATAGACGTCAACTGTTGCGTAACCGTAGTCCGGCCATGTGTGTATCGACACATGGCTCTCAAGGACAAGAGCTATGACAGAAACCCCGCCATGGTGGCCTTGGAACTTCCAGACCTTTAGATCAACTAGATGCATGTCTCCCGCCTTGGCGGCATCAACTACAAGCTTTCGCAGGAAATCCTCGTTCTCTAGGAGCTCGCGCTTAACCCCATATAGGTTGCCATACACGTGTCTGCCTATGATGAAATCCTCGTTGCCCTTTTCTGTACCATCGGCCTGCATCTTACTAACCAGCTGGGCCACTATTCTGCACCTCTTTGACTATGCAATTGTGCATCGAAGTTTGTACCGTTATACCTTATTGTACCGTTTAGGGAACCTCGCCATAAGGGAGTTTTTATAGATTTAGGTTAAATAAGTGTAGAGAAAACCGTATAGAAACAGAGATAATAAAACATTTGATTGTTTCTATCATAGCTGCTAGAAGGCATTGCCTAACACTTAAAGTTCTCAACTATCAAGTTTAGCCTCTCAGCCAGCGTACATACTTCGTCACGCGGAACAACTGCTATAGAGCCATCCTCTCCTCGGAGTACCACGAGGCCTTCCAGCTCTTCTGCTCGAACTCTGAGAGGTTGCTTTGGCCGTGCCAGTAGCAATATTTCCGGAAGCCGTGCCTTCTTCTTTTCGCCAGCCTTAGCCGGCATACATACATCGACCTAGTCTTGTATTATACAGAACTAGGATTAGTGAAAAAGCTTGGCCCTATTCAGAGTATAGCAATATTATTCAGCGGTAAGTTGCGGTGTGTCTCAGTTTGTTTGCGTCGTTGCTGAGGCTGCTGAGGCTGCCTTTGTCCTCTTTTTTCCGAACTTAATACCCCATTCAAGGCTTAGTGCTTCTCTTAGGACTCTTCTCCTACGTCTCTCTTCTAGTTCCTCTAGCACGCCAGGCATGTCAGGGGTTGCGTACCTTCCGCCTCGGAGTTCGACTATTTTGCCGGCTTGTCTTAGCTTTATCAATGCCCTTCTTAGCCTGTCCTCGCCCGCCGTACCACTGAATACTTCTCTGAGCTCTTTCCAAGTTACTGGCCGGCCCTTAGTTCTAATGTACTTGTAGACTAGGTCCATTAGCTCTTCGTCTGTTGGTGCCTTCATTACTACGAGTTCTTCGTCTTCGTATAGTACTTTGAGTTCTAGCTCGCTCATATGTCTCACCCATATAAGTTTTACTATGTGTGTTCTTGATAAGTATTACCGTTGAGGAAAAGCTATAGGCTTAGATTTTTGGGTAGCCTTTCTGAATAGTGTTATAAACGTGTGTAAAAATACCTTTTTGACGGAAATCTTATAAATCCACTAATCGAAGCAACTACTATTAACTATTACTGCTCCTTGAAGCCCAGACTTCGTACAACATGGAGAACCCGGGCGTCTATACGTGCAAGCACAGCGATTATTGCAGTACTAAGACCGGTAATGTACATGTGAATAGGAATATAGAGGGGGGCAAGGCTTGGCTCCTCGATATATGATTCAACAAGTCCAATAGTGCTCGCCATGCTGGTTGCAAGATTGGCTACAATATCGTTCTCCGTAGCCGTCCCGTCAAGCACACTATAGGTAAATGAGCGAAGGCTTTCAACGAACTCGACAAGGGCGGAAGCCATTTCAAAGCCAATTTGTGTTAATGAACAGGTTTTCTCGTTCTCTTTTCCACTGCAGCTCACAAAATCGTAGAAAATAAGCATGTTGATAACTTTTCCTAGTGAGCGGCACTGAAACCCCCTGCTCTCAATCATAGTATTTAGATCCGAGATACTAGTTGGGCCATGGACGAGTTGGCGCAGCACAAGTATTGCACAACGATATGTTGGCGCAAGTGACCTTAGTACACGTTTATCGGCCCTCATGAGCAATGTTTCAACGTACTCTTCAAGGTCTCTTCTGGTAGTATCCATGCTTAACTCTCCGTATAGCACCGAGTATCTGTACCATGTACTTGTGCGTTGCTATGCGGTCAGCGGCAGCAATATGTTTGCAACGCCATCGATAAGCCATGTAGTTAATAAAAATACATGATCGTTCAGTGGCGCCCAAATTCTTCATCGCTAATGGCTCGCAGGTGGACGGTTCATCATCTACGAGGAATCATTGAGCTCGTTTAGTATAAATGAGCGAGTATATCTAATAATCTCCACTATGTTTATGGCTGCAGGGCATTTAAGGACGCATGCTCCACATAGAGTACAAGTAAAGAGCGAGTCAAGAACGTTCTTCGTCTCTTCAATGCCTCCTTCGAGGACAAGCTTGGCCAGTGCTACTCTGCCCCTTGGCCCGTATCCCCTGTGGTCGCCATGGGGCTGGGTAGGGCAGACCGCCTCGCAAAAACCGCAATACATGCATTTCTCTGCTTCCTTGATTATAGCAGACGGGTCGCTGGTCATTGCTTATATC from Pyrofollis japonicus harbors:
- the speD gene encoding adenosylmethionine decarboxylase: MQADGTEKGNEDFIIGRHVYGNLYGVKRELLENEDFLRKLVVDAAKAGDMHLVDLKVWKFQGHHGGVSVIALVLESHVSIHTWPDYGYATVDVYTCGERGDPWKAFNYIVARLRPRKYRVHYADRSSISEEDASETATAIS
- a CDS encoding CBS domain-containing protein, with product MVDTGTPISKAIRLFATRGIGHAAVVDENNILVGILSVKDIAKYVVEAFENAGTVEQATMEAVLDTAVAEISTKPPIVIREPDLCKAAELIVTRNIGFVPLVDDNGKFLGGYAELDTAFELLDSEKPARRYATNNVVVGEPEQPLIEALGFMLEQGFRRMPFKYDEDYYISTMSSLLRAIVRKPRAETLLRPVAEYASPAAVLNYDEARVSDVAEIILAITERAVLLLEDHDLKAIMTERDLVRAYMDEKECSRMKY
- a CDS encoding 4Fe-4S dicluster domain-containing protein translates to MTSDPSAIIKEAEKCMYCGFCEAVCPTQPHGDHRGYGPRGRVALAKLVLEGGIEETKNVLDSLFTCTLCGACVLKCPAAINIVEIIRYTRSFILNELNDSS
- a CDS encoding DUF2283 domain-containing protein, with product MNELFEKRPKKLCIKDIEKLYIEYDKQSDTLYIHFADPEEEAEEAMLIGDNIVVRIRDGEILGITVMEFMRHVEQQ